A single genomic interval of Cupriavidus necator harbors:
- a CDS encoding IclR family transcriptional regulator, whose amino-acid sequence MEPKQPPHSMDRNPEHLPLPGLASEDALATDRQFATNLARGLEVLRAFTPSSPVLGNQDIVARTGLPKATVSRLTYTLGLLGFLSRVPGNQKYRLGAGVLALAYPMLAGLAIRQVARPYMEAIARETGCTVNLGMRERLSVVYVDSCRLDPGNLYQPDIGSTRPLLASAIGRAILLACSADERTALLNRLRVDDPERFNVERQMWTDDQKHFRAHGYCLSRGEWRPEIHAIAAPVRQSLHEDPFALNCTIAASRNRDNMLEREVAPRLREAVRQIELSCAR is encoded by the coding sequence ATGGAACCCAAGCAACCACCGCACAGCATGGACCGCAACCCGGAACACCTGCCCCTGCCCGGCCTGGCCAGCGAGGATGCACTGGCCACCGACCGCCAGTTCGCCACCAACCTGGCGCGCGGGCTGGAGGTGCTGCGTGCCTTCACGCCGTCCAGCCCGGTGCTGGGCAACCAGGACATCGTGGCGCGCACGGGGCTGCCCAAGGCGACGGTGTCGCGGCTGACCTACACGCTGGGGCTGCTCGGCTTCCTGAGCCGCGTGCCCGGCAACCAGAAGTACCGGCTGGGCGCCGGCGTGCTGGCGCTGGCCTACCCGATGCTGGCCGGGCTGGCGATCCGCCAGGTGGCGCGGCCTTATATGGAGGCCATTGCGCGGGAAACCGGCTGCACGGTGAACCTGGGCATGCGCGAGCGGCTGTCGGTGGTGTACGTGGACAGTTGCCGGCTGGATCCCGGCAACCTCTACCAGCCGGACATCGGCAGCACCCGGCCGCTGCTGGCCAGCGCGATCGGCCGCGCGATCTTGCTGGCCTGCAGCGCAGACGAGCGCACGGCGCTGCTGAACCGGCTGCGCGTGGACGATCCGGAGCGCTTCAACGTTGAGCGCCAGATGTGGACGGACGACCAGAAGCATTTCCGCGCCCACGGCTACTGCCTGAGCCGCGGCGAGTGGCGGCCAGAGATCCACGCGATCGCGGCACCCGTGCGCCAGTCGCTGCACGAAGACCCGTTTGCGCTGAACTGCACCATCGCCGCATCGCGCAACCGCGACAACATGCTGGAGCGCGAGGTGGCGCCAAGGCTGCGCGAGGCGGTGCGGCAGATCGAACTGAGCTGCGCGCGCTAG
- a CDS encoding CaiB/BaiF CoA transferase family protein, with the protein MQDQDTHAVSPDAHCTGPLAGLRILDMATVVAGPFSATLCADMGADVVKLELPDGSDPLRGLEPVTEDHALYWKVTNRGKRGISLDVRTPRGREIFLRLLPQFDVLVENFRTGTLTRWGLDLDTLHAANPKLIVLRLTGFGQTGPDAARPGFARIFEARSGFTNLAGTAQSGPMHMNYPVGDMIAGLFGAFAIATAVAEQRARPGQRGREIDLAATEALFRLLDPLAIEYEQLGHVRQRAGNRTTYAAPSNMYRTADEIWVTVVASSDATFRRLAEAMGAPQLAQAPEYATNAGRVRNIEALDGSIAEWFAAQPYAAVAARLEQCQVPFSKVFSIADIVDDPQMAARQAIVRLPDPDLGSVPAPCVVPRFSGYAPPSPRTGPDVGEHNAEVYGRLGIGDEELVRLRAEGVV; encoded by the coding sequence ATGCAAGACCAGGACACACACGCTGTATCGCCAGACGCACACTGCACGGGCCCGCTGGCCGGACTGCGCATCCTGGACATGGCCACCGTGGTGGCCGGCCCGTTTTCCGCCACGCTGTGTGCCGACATGGGCGCCGATGTGGTCAAGCTCGAGCTGCCCGACGGCAGCGATCCGCTGCGCGGGCTTGAACCGGTTACCGAGGACCACGCCCTGTACTGGAAGGTGACCAACCGCGGCAAGCGCGGCATCTCGCTCGACGTGCGCACGCCGCGCGGCCGCGAGATCTTCCTGCGCTTGCTGCCCCAGTTCGATGTGCTGGTCGAGAACTTCCGCACCGGCACGCTCACGCGCTGGGGGCTGGATCTCGACACCCTCCATGCGGCCAACCCGAAGCTGATCGTGCTGCGGCTGACCGGCTTCGGCCAGACCGGGCCCGATGCGGCGCGGCCCGGCTTTGCCCGCATCTTTGAAGCCAGGAGCGGCTTCACCAACCTGGCGGGCACCGCGCAGAGCGGACCGATGCATATGAACTACCCGGTGGGGGACATGATCGCCGGGCTGTTCGGCGCGTTTGCGATTGCCACTGCGGTGGCAGAGCAGCGCGCCAGGCCCGGCCAGCGCGGCCGCGAGATCGACCTGGCCGCCACCGAGGCGTTGTTCCGCCTGCTGGATCCGCTGGCCATCGAATATGAACAGTTGGGGCATGTGCGCCAGCGCGCCGGCAACCGCACCACCTACGCGGCGCCGTCCAACATGTACCGCACCGCGGACGAGATCTGGGTCACGGTAGTGGCCTCCTCCGACGCCACCTTCCGCCGGCTGGCCGAGGCCATGGGCGCACCGCAACTGGCGCAGGCGCCGGAATACGCCACCAACGCCGGGCGCGTGCGCAATATCGAAGCGCTGGACGGCAGCATTGCCGAGTGGTTTGCCGCACAGCCCTATGCCGCCGTGGCGGCCCGGCTGGAGCAGTGCCAGGTGCCATTCAGCAAGGTATTCAGCATCGCCGATATCGTCGACGACCCGCAGATGGCGGCGCGCCAGGCCATCGTGCGGCTGCCCGATCCGGACCTGGGCTCGGTGCCGGCGCCATGCGTGGTGCCGCGCTTCTCGGGCTATGCGCCGCCGTCACCGCGTACCGGGCCGGATGTGGGCGAACACAATGCCGAGGTCTATGGGCGGCTTGGTATCGGGGATGAGGAGCTGGTCCGGCTGCGGGCGGAGGGCGTGGTCTGA
- a CDS encoding LysR family transcriptional regulator, translating into MDWTQRMRIRQLHVLVALHETRNVSRTAARLNMTQPALSRWLAELESELGVALFERHSRGLVPTRFCEALVVHARTILNEIERTQATIRVMAEGAAGQLAIGATPTVSVDLLPSAISRFRERFPDAHLTLAEGTVEDMLPALREGRLDFVMGRTEVQGIDGELRCDLLYPETIRVIAGPTHPLARKRKVGWADTRAYTWVGPPVTSQIRRELDYELALAGEPAPCVRIESATLLANVSLLQQGELLAVMSGRMAAFFSRLGQVAILRLPYRREGMVGVLRRRDTEQTPLRQAFMDALAASAHG; encoded by the coding sequence ATGGACTGGACCCAACGGATGCGTATCCGCCAGCTGCATGTGCTGGTGGCGCTACATGAAACCCGCAATGTCAGCCGTACCGCTGCGCGCCTGAACATGACCCAGCCAGCCCTGTCGCGCTGGCTGGCCGAGCTGGAGAGTGAACTGGGGGTGGCGCTGTTCGAGCGGCATTCGCGCGGCCTGGTGCCGACCCGCTTCTGCGAAGCGCTGGTCGTACATGCCCGCACCATCCTCAATGAGATCGAACGCACCCAGGCCACCATTCGCGTGATGGCAGAAGGCGCGGCTGGGCAACTGGCGATCGGCGCGACGCCAACCGTATCGGTCGACCTGCTGCCGTCGGCGATCAGCCGGTTCCGCGAGCGCTTTCCCGATGCCCACCTGACGCTGGCAGAGGGCACCGTCGAAGACATGCTGCCGGCCCTGCGCGAAGGACGGCTGGACTTCGTCATGGGGCGTACCGAAGTGCAGGGCATCGACGGCGAGCTGCGCTGCGACCTGCTATATCCGGAGACCATCCGCGTGATCGCCGGCCCCACGCATCCGCTTGCGCGCAAGCGCAAGGTCGGGTGGGCGGATACGCGCGCCTATACCTGGGTGGGGCCGCCCGTGACCAGCCAGATCCGGCGCGAGCTGGACTACGAACTGGCACTGGCCGGCGAACCCGCCCCATGTGTGCGGATCGAGAGCGCGACGTTGCTTGCCAACGTGTCGCTGCTGCAGCAGGGAGAACTGCTGGCCGTGATGTCAGGCCGGATGGCAGCGTTCTTCAGTCGCCTGGGGCAGGTGGCGATATTGCGGCTGCCATACCGGCGCGAGGGCATGGTCGGCGTGCTCCGGCGCCGGGACACCGAGCAGACGCCGCTGCGGCAGGCGTTCATGGACGCGCTGGCTGCCAGCGCGCACGGATAG
- a CDS encoding Bug family tripartite tricarboxylate transporter substrate binding protein, which yields MDAIQPLRRLAAGMLACAALMPLPVLAAPDNAARFPDHPIRIIVPFSAGGVVDSVTRITAENMAKVLKQPVIVENKTGAGGAIGADFVARSPADGYTLLAVSPSYVVGPMLNPSIQGKSGKDFRAVAGIGAVPNVIVVPASSPLRTLPELLDAARSKPGTLTYASAGVGTSNHLSAELLAQMTHVKLTHVPYKGQPEAMSDLLGARVSMMALTSAIARQQVQSGKLRALAVTSAKRSAVMPDVPTVAEAARLPGYEVGGWFGLVAPQGTPDAVVRKLAEAAAQATADPATARRLAELGMDLAPQSTAAFDRFLDTETKKWTGVLKTAGITAQ from the coding sequence ATGGATGCCATCCAACCGTTGCGCCGGCTCGCTGCCGGCATGCTGGCCTGCGCCGCGCTGATGCCGCTGCCAGTGCTGGCCGCCCCTGACAATGCGGCGCGCTTCCCGGACCACCCGATACGGATCATCGTGCCGTTCTCGGCGGGCGGTGTGGTCGACTCCGTCACCCGCATCACCGCGGAGAACATGGCCAAGGTACTGAAGCAGCCCGTCATCGTCGAGAACAAGACCGGCGCCGGCGGCGCCATCGGCGCGGACTTCGTCGCCCGGTCACCCGCCGACGGCTATACGCTGCTGGCGGTCAGCCCCAGCTATGTGGTCGGGCCGATGCTGAACCCGTCGATCCAGGGCAAGAGCGGCAAGGACTTCCGCGCGGTGGCGGGCATTGGTGCCGTACCCAACGTGATCGTGGTGCCGGCTTCGTCGCCGCTGCGCACACTGCCTGAACTGCTCGACGCCGCGCGCAGCAAGCCCGGCACGCTGACCTACGCCAGCGCGGGCGTCGGCACCTCGAACCATCTGTCGGCCGAACTGCTGGCGCAGATGACGCACGTGAAGCTCACCCACGTGCCCTACAAGGGCCAGCCCGAGGCCATGAGCGACCTGCTGGGCGCGCGCGTCTCGATGATGGCGCTGACCTCGGCCATTGCCCGCCAGCAGGTGCAAAGCGGCAAGCTGCGCGCGCTGGCGGTGACTTCGGCAAAACGCTCAGCCGTGATGCCCGACGTGCCCACCGTGGCCGAGGCCGCGCGCCTGCCCGGCTATGAAGTGGGCGGGTGGTTCGGCCTGGTCGCGCCGCAGGGCACGCCGGACGCGGTGGTGCGCAAGCTGGCCGAGGCCGCCGCGCAGGCCACCGCGGACCCCGCCACGGCACGCCGCCTGGCCGAACTCGGCATGGACCTGGCACCGCAATCCACCGCCGCATTCGACCGCTTCCTGGACACGGAAACCAAGAAATGGACCGGCGTGCTGAAGACCGCCGGCATCACGGCACAGTAG
- a CDS encoding LysR family transcriptional regulator, whose product MDDKLDTRRVRYFMQVLDSGSVRGAAEVLDMDPSAVSRAIAVLEKDCGTRLLERHGRGVVATEAGDLLAAYVRNQNNQKQQLLAELDSIQKVARGHIDIVAGEGFVEWLMRHSLRTFMLAHPGITVDLSVGSTDEIVQRIVDGSAHIGLVFQPPKDARLRCHHAHPMPIQTQVLASHPLAQLGRPLDLQDLLPYPGATLHRTFGVRQHIEAAEISEGVRLQSLLTTSSFNALGHFAAAGLGYVLCTRLALWNQLNEAPVVSLPMKNPLLYQGEIQTVSRQGRVLSPPAARLLRQIVGDFSALMTGE is encoded by the coding sequence ATGGACGACAAACTGGACACGCGGCGCGTGCGTTACTTCATGCAGGTGCTCGACAGCGGCTCGGTCCGCGGCGCCGCCGAAGTCCTCGACATGGACCCCTCAGCCGTCAGCCGGGCCATCGCCGTGCTGGAGAAAGACTGCGGCACGCGCCTGCTGGAGCGGCACGGCCGCGGCGTGGTTGCCACCGAGGCGGGCGATCTGCTGGCCGCCTATGTCCGCAACCAGAACAACCAGAAGCAGCAGTTGCTGGCCGAACTCGACAGCATCCAGAAGGTGGCGCGCGGCCATATCGACATCGTGGCGGGCGAAGGTTTCGTCGAATGGCTGATGCGCCATAGCCTGCGCACCTTCATGCTGGCCCACCCGGGCATCACGGTGGACCTGTCGGTGGGCAGCACCGACGAGATCGTGCAGCGCATTGTCGATGGCAGCGCCCATATCGGGCTGGTGTTCCAGCCCCCCAAGGACGCGCGGCTGCGCTGCCACCACGCCCATCCGATGCCGATCCAGACCCAGGTGCTGGCCTCGCACCCGCTGGCGCAGCTGGGCCGGCCGCTGGACCTGCAGGACCTGCTGCCCTACCCTGGCGCCACCCTGCACCGGACCTTCGGCGTGCGCCAGCACATCGAGGCCGCAGAGATCAGCGAGGGCGTGCGCCTGCAGTCGCTGCTGACCACCTCGTCATTCAATGCGCTGGGGCACTTCGCGGCGGCGGGGCTTGGCTACGTCCTGTGTACGCGCCTGGCCTTGTGGAACCAGCTTAACGAGGCGCCCGTGGTGTCGCTGCCAATGAAAAACCCCCTGCTTTACCAGGGGGAAATCCAGACCGTGTCGCGCCAGGGCCGGGTGTTGTCGCCGCCGGCGGCACGGCTGTTGCGGCAGATCGTGGGGGACTTCTCGGCGCTGATGACTGGGGAGTGA
- a CDS encoding DUF3100 domain-containing protein codes for MTNPIAQPALASASPIAAVTGSGKVRLAVVTLVVVAIAETIGAVQFKLGPGKVVLMPMLWALLMAAAWGIAARNVPRAVRIDAPLQSLATGLLNAGLLLFVVKLGLTVGGALPQLKGAGWALLFQEFGHALGTLALGLPLALLLGIKREAVGATFSVGREGNIVIIGEKYGMASPEGRGVLAEYITGTVLGALFIAVLSGFVSSLGIFDPRSLAMGAGVGSGSLMAAAVGAIVAQHPGQASEIMAIAAASNLLTSVAGFYFTLFLSLPLCSWLYGKLEPVLGRFSRRDAMREVQGVKLDGALAHGTSARDAALGWFLVGAGVLIGNKLSYNVPLSVSLKGILVAIAIVVACDMLKRVFPRVPLLLTMSVAVTLIGVPGMFPFSDAVIAMTEKLNFMTFTTPVLALAGFSVAKDLPVFRLLGWRIVVVSLTATAGTFLGATLIAEFFH; via the coding sequence ATGACCAACCCCATTGCCCAGCCGGCGCTTGCGTCCGCTTCCCCGATTGCCGCCGTCACCGGCAGTGGCAAGGTACGACTGGCCGTTGTCACGCTGGTCGTGGTGGCGATTGCCGAAACCATTGGCGCGGTGCAGTTCAAGCTGGGGCCCGGCAAGGTCGTGCTGATGCCGATGCTGTGGGCGCTGCTGATGGCCGCGGCGTGGGGCATCGCGGCCCGGAACGTGCCGCGCGCGGTGCGCATCGACGCGCCGCTGCAATCGCTTGCCACCGGGCTGCTCAATGCCGGGCTGCTGCTGTTCGTGGTGAAGCTCGGCCTGACCGTGGGCGGCGCGCTGCCGCAGCTCAAGGGCGCAGGCTGGGCGCTGTTGTTCCAGGAGTTCGGGCACGCGCTCGGGACACTGGCGCTGGGCCTGCCGCTGGCCTTGCTGCTAGGCATCAAGCGCGAGGCCGTCGGCGCGACCTTCTCGGTTGGGCGCGAGGGCAATATCGTCATCATCGGCGAGAAATACGGCATGGCGTCGCCGGAAGGCCGCGGCGTGCTGGCCGAGTACATCACCGGCACCGTGCTGGGCGCGCTCTTCATCGCGGTGCTGTCGGGGTTTGTCAGCAGCCTGGGCATCTTCGATCCGCGTTCGCTGGCCATGGGTGCCGGCGTGGGCTCGGGCAGCCTGATGGCGGCGGCCGTCGGCGCCATCGTCGCGCAGCACCCCGGGCAGGCTTCCGAGATCATGGCGATTGCCGCGGCGTCGAACCTGCTGACCTCGGTGGCCGGCTTCTACTTCACGCTGTTCCTGTCGCTGCCGCTGTGCTCATGGCTGTACGGCAAGCTGGAGCCGGTACTGGGCCGCTTCTCGCGCCGTGACGCCATGCGCGAGGTGCAGGGCGTCAAGCTCGATGGCGCGCTGGCGCACGGCACCTCGGCGCGGGATGCCGCCCTGGGCTGGTTCCTGGTTGGTGCCGGCGTGCTGATCGGCAACAAGCTGTCATACAACGTGCCGCTGTCGGTATCGCTCAAGGGCATCCTGGTAGCCATTGCCATCGTGGTGGCCTGCGACATGCTCAAGCGCGTGTTCCCGCGCGTGCCGCTGCTGCTGACGATGTCGGTGGCGGTCACGCTGATCGGCGTGCCGGGGATGTTCCCGTTCTCCGATGCCGTCATCGCCATGACGGAAAAACTCAACTTCATGACCTTCACCACGCCGGTGCTGGCGCTGGCGGGCTTCTCGGTGGCCAAGGACCTGCCGGTGTTCCGGCTGCTCGGCTGGCGCATCGTGGTGGTGTCGCTGACGGCCACGGCCGGCACCTTCCTCGGCGCCACGCTGATTGCCGAGTTCTTCCACTGA
- a CDS encoding acyl-CoA dehydrogenase family protein yields the protein MIRDSARQQALLADIRRFVLETCIPLEAEIDRTDVIPEPVVEQMRRLGLFGHSIPEAYGGAGLTTEELALVNIEVSQAATVFRARFGGNTGIASESLVADGTEAQRQRYLPQLASGKVTGCFALTEPEAGSDATSLQTTARQDGDHYVLNGSKCFITNAPIADLFTVFARTNPDTPGAHGISAFLIERGTPGLSTSEPERKMGQHGSPVGDVYLKDCRVPASAIVGGKPNVGFKTAMKALNKQRINLAGLCVGPAIRLVDEMVRYAAQRRQFGKPIADYQLVQQMIADSNTELHAARALVLDTARKRDAGEDVTMEASMCKLFASEMSGRVADRAVQVFGGSGYMARTVAERFYRDVRLFRLYEGTTQIHQLNIARRTMEARGAALEGSGPEPDARQPAR from the coding sequence ATGATCCGCGACTCCGCCCGCCAGCAAGCGCTGCTTGCCGATATCCGCCGCTTCGTGCTCGAAACCTGCATCCCGCTAGAGGCGGAGATCGACCGCACCGATGTCATCCCCGAGCCCGTGGTCGAACAGATGCGCCGCCTCGGCCTGTTCGGCCACAGCATCCCCGAAGCGTACGGTGGCGCAGGGCTGACCACCGAGGAGCTGGCGTTGGTGAACATCGAGGTCTCGCAGGCCGCCACCGTGTTCCGTGCCCGCTTCGGCGGTAATACCGGGATCGCCTCCGAATCGCTGGTGGCCGACGGCACCGAAGCGCAGCGGCAGCGCTACCTGCCGCAACTGGCCTCCGGCAAGGTGACCGGCTGCTTTGCGCTGACCGAACCGGAAGCCGGCTCCGATGCGACATCACTGCAAACCACCGCAAGGCAAGACGGCGATCACTACGTGCTGAACGGCAGCAAGTGCTTTATCACCAATGCGCCGATCGCCGACCTGTTCACCGTGTTCGCCCGCACCAATCCCGATACACCGGGAGCCCATGGCATCAGCGCCTTCCTGATCGAGCGCGGCACCCCGGGCCTCAGCACCAGCGAACCGGAACGCAAGATGGGACAGCACGGCTCGCCGGTGGGCGATGTCTACCTGAAGGACTGCCGCGTGCCGGCCAGCGCCATCGTCGGCGGCAAACCCAATGTCGGCTTCAAGACGGCGATGAAGGCGCTCAACAAGCAGCGCATCAACCTGGCCGGCCTGTGCGTGGGGCCCGCCATCCGGCTGGTCGACGAGATGGTCCGCTACGCGGCGCAGCGCCGGCAGTTCGGCAAGCCGATCGCGGACTACCAGCTGGTGCAGCAGATGATCGCCGACAGCAATACGGAACTGCACGCCGCCCGCGCACTGGTGCTCGACACCGCGCGCAAGCGCGACGCCGGCGAGGACGTGACCATGGAGGCGTCGATGTGCAAGCTGTTCGCCTCCGAAATGTCCGGCCGCGTGGCCGACCGCGCGGTGCAGGTGTTCGGCGGCAGCGGGTATATGGCACGCACCGTGGCCGAGCGCTTCTATCGCGATGTGCGGTTGTTCCGGCTGTATGAAGGCACGACGCAGATCCACCAGCTCAATATTGCGCGCAGGACGATGGAGGCGCGTGGGGCGGCGCTGGAGGGGAGTGGGCCTGAGCCAGATGCGAGGCAACCGGCGCGGTAG
- a CDS encoding sulfatase, translating into MPPSSIPASARPNFLLFITDQHRADHLGIYGNAVVQTPNIDRLGSHGWVAERCYVASPICMPNRASLMTGRVPSVHGARHNGIPLPLSQTTFVERLRDAGYRTGLVGKSHLQNMTGLAPVWPRPGDPRTEGEARRPESGRFDQEWGPAWRDDPDFAMSLPYYGFADVQLVTDHGDTAGGHYRRWLEQRHPEVARACGQEHAIPTPGYVLAEARQAWRTRVPETLSTTAWIGDRTIDLLGQYAQEDAPFMIQCSFPDPHHPFTPPGRFWDMYRPEDMTLPPSFDADPALAPPHLRWMHAQRDAGRAVKHTPAMFACTAREAREALALNYGSIAHIDDTIGRVMAHLAALGLDRNTVVLFTSDHGDFFGDHQLLWKGPLHYQGLIRTPLIWSEPAARTATDARAARSQALCSSIDIAPSILARAGCAPYNGMQGLSLLPAIAGEALPREALLIEEENQRTMFGFPMRTRMRTLQTARYRLSVYEGAPWGELYDLETDPTESHNLWDAPALASTRQALLHQLLVTMISHSDASPNPTALA; encoded by the coding sequence ATGCCCCCGTCCAGCATTCCCGCCAGCGCCCGCCCCAATTTCCTGCTGTTCATCACCGACCAGCATCGCGCCGACCATCTCGGCATCTATGGCAACGCCGTGGTGCAGACGCCCAATATCGACCGGCTCGGCAGCCACGGCTGGGTGGCAGAGCGCTGCTATGTGGCCTCGCCGATCTGCATGCCGAACCGCGCATCGCTGATGACCGGGCGCGTGCCGTCGGTACACGGCGCGCGCCACAATGGCATTCCCTTGCCGCTGTCACAGACGACGTTTGTCGAGCGGTTGCGCGATGCCGGCTATCGCACGGGGCTGGTCGGCAAATCGCATCTGCAGAACATGACCGGCCTTGCGCCCGTCTGGCCACGTCCCGGCGATCCGCGCACGGAGGGCGAAGCGCGCCGGCCTGAAAGCGGGCGCTTCGACCAGGAATGGGGACCGGCCTGGCGCGACGATCCTGACTTCGCCATGTCCCTGCCGTATTACGGCTTTGCCGACGTGCAGCTGGTGACCGACCATGGCGACACGGCCGGCGGGCATTACCGGCGCTGGCTGGAGCAGCGCCATCCCGAAGTAGCGCGTGCCTGCGGCCAGGAGCATGCCATCCCGACGCCTGGCTATGTGTTGGCCGAAGCGCGGCAGGCCTGGCGCACGCGCGTACCGGAAACGCTGTCGACCACGGCATGGATCGGCGATCGCACCATTGACCTGCTCGGGCAATACGCGCAGGAGGACGCCCCCTTCATGATCCAGTGTTCGTTTCCGGATCCCCATCACCCGTTCACGCCACCCGGCCGATTCTGGGACATGTACCGGCCCGAGGACATGACCCTGCCGCCCTCGTTCGACGCCGATCCGGCGCTGGCGCCGCCGCACCTGCGCTGGATGCACGCGCAGCGCGACGCCGGCCGCGCCGTCAAGCATACGCCGGCGATGTTCGCCTGCACGGCGCGCGAGGCCCGCGAAGCGCTGGCGCTGAACTATGGCTCGATCGCGCATATCGACGACACCATCGGCCGCGTGATGGCGCACCTGGCCGCGCTCGGCCTGGATCGCAACACTGTGGTCCTGTTCACCAGCGACCATGGCGACTTCTTCGGCGATCACCAGTTGCTCTGGAAAGGGCCGCTGCACTACCAGGGCCTGATCCGCACGCCGCTGATCTGGTCGGAACCCGCAGCGCGCACGGCCACCGATGCCCGCGCCGCGCGCAGCCAGGCACTGTGCTCGAGCATCGATATCGCGCCGTCGATCCTCGCGCGCGCGGGCTGCGCGCCCTACAACGGCATGCAAGGCCTGTCGCTGCTGCCCGCCATCGCCGGCGAGGCATTGCCGCGGGAAGCCCTGCTGATCGAGGAAGAGAACCAGCGCACCATGTTCGGCTTCCCGATGCGCACGCGCATGCGGACGCTGCAAACCGCGCGCTATCGGCTCAGTGTGTACGAAGGCGCGCCGTGGGGCGAACTCTACGACCTTGAAACCGACCCAACCGAATCGCACAACCTGTGGGATGCGCCAGCGCTGGCAAGCACGCGCCAGGCGCTGCTGCACCAGCTGCTGGTCACCATGATCTCGCACAGCGACGCCAGCCCCAATCCGACCGCGCTTGCCTGA
- a CDS encoding M20 aminoacylase family protein, whose product MYRDPDIADDIRQDMLAWRRDIHAVPETAFEEHRTAGIVAQALGLMDIEVQRGLATTGVVGTLRNGDGPSIALRADLDALNMQELGKAAHASTCAGKMHACGHDGHTAMLLGAAAHLSRNRDAFRGTVHFVFQPAEENEGGGRVMVEEGLFDQFPADAVYGMHNFPQLPRGKFAIRAGTMTAFLDNFEIVITGKGAHGAQPHHGIDSVVVSAHLITALQTIASRRTDPTDSVVVSITQIHGGDTWNVLPESVVLRGTIRTLNPAVRDRTQTAMRQICEGVGTTHEARIAIDYRPGYPGVVNTPAETDAAIAAAAQLVGADNVKTDIKPAMGSEDFAFMLEKRPGAYIGIGAGESAEDPPLHNPYYDFNDRILPLGAAYWVALVAQQLPAR is encoded by the coding sequence ATGTACCGCGACCCCGATATTGCCGACGACATCCGCCAGGACATGCTGGCCTGGCGCCGCGACATCCACGCTGTTCCGGAAACCGCATTCGAAGAACACCGCACCGCTGGCATCGTGGCGCAGGCGCTGGGTTTGATGGACATCGAAGTGCAGCGGGGACTGGCGACGACGGGCGTGGTCGGCACGCTGCGCAACGGCGACGGCCCCAGCATCGCGCTGCGCGCGGACCTGGATGCGCTGAACATGCAGGAGCTGGGCAAGGCCGCCCACGCTTCCACCTGCGCGGGCAAGATGCACGCCTGTGGCCACGACGGCCATACCGCCATGCTGCTGGGTGCGGCCGCGCACCTGTCGCGCAACCGCGATGCCTTCCGCGGCACGGTGCATTTCGTGTTCCAGCCCGCCGAAGAGAATGAAGGCGGCGGCCGCGTGATGGTGGAAGAGGGCCTGTTCGACCAGTTCCCGGCCGATGCCGTCTATGGCATGCACAACTTCCCCCAGTTGCCACGCGGCAAGTTCGCCATCCGCGCCGGCACCATGACCGCGTTCCTGGACAACTTCGAGATCGTCATCACCGGCAAGGGCGCGCATGGCGCCCAGCCGCACCACGGCATCGATTCCGTGGTCGTGTCCGCGCACCTGATCACCGCGCTGCAGACCATTGCCAGCCGCCGCACCGATCCCACCGATTCGGTCGTGGTCAGCATCACGCAGATCCACGGCGGCGATACCTGGAACGTGCTGCCTGAGTCGGTGGTGCTGCGCGGCACCATCCGCACGCTGAACCCCGCCGTGCGGGATCGCACGCAGACGGCGATGCGGCAGATCTGCGAGGGCGTGGGCACGACCCACGAGGCGCGGATCGCGATTGACTACCGCCCCGGCTACCCCGGCGTGGTCAACACCCCCGCCGAGACCGACGCCGCCATTGCCGCCGCCGCGCAACTGGTGGGCGCCGACAACGTGAAGACCGATATCAAGCCGGCAATGGGATCGGAGGACTTCGCCTTCATGCTGGAAAAGCGCCCCGGCGCTTATATCGGCATCGGCGCCGGCGAGAGCGCGGAAGACCCGCCCCTGCACAATCCCTACTATGACTTCAACGACAGGATCCTGCCGCTGGGCGCGGCGTATTGGGTGGCGCTGGTCGCGCAGCAATTGCCGGCCAGATGA